The following DNA comes from Desulfitibacter alkalitolerans DSM 16504.
TATTATGAAATCCTTCAATTAAAATAAAACTTTACGCATATTTTAGGATAATTCCATATAGTATATCTGCTTCACTAACTATAACCTTGTTAATATTTAAATAGGTCATTATAACCCATAGAATTAGCAAACCTGCAATGATAATATCTGCTCTCTCCGGCTGCAGCCCAGGAATAGCTAGCCTTTGAGCCAGAGACTTGCTTCCTATATAAAAAATGGTTTTTCCAAGCTCTTCAATGCTTATCTCACTTCCATGAACCAAATCTGGATCATAATTGGTAAGCTTTTTGGTTATGGCTGCTAGATTCGTAGCTGTACCGCCTACTGCAATTAGCTTATGGTGTCTAAGATTTTTAATCTTATCTAAATGCTCCTCCAGCTCTGCATATATTTGCGTTGGGGTGGTGGAATTCTCTGTACACCTTACTGCACCTACTGGACTGCTGGTAAATATTATTTCATTATCCTGTTTAAAAACTATTTCAGTACTACCACCACCTATATCAACCACTATACCGTCTTCCAGCATGTCCAACTCTGAACAAGCACCTGAATAGCTTAGCTCTGCTTCTTCCTCTCCAGAAATAATATCTATCTCCAAACGAGCTTCCTGCCAAGCTAATTCAAGAAGCTCTCCAGCGTTGGAGGCCTCTCTCATGGCGCTTGTCGCCACTGCCTTAACCTGCTTCACATTAAAGCCTTGTATAGTTTCCATAAAAGCCACCAGAGCATCCAGGGTTCTAGCTATGGCCTCCTTGGAAATCCTACCTGTTGATTCCAGCCCCTCTCCTAATCTAGTACTTCTTAAATCTCTATGTATGGGAATAATTTTATCATTATTTCTTTCTGCAATAAGAAGCCTTACTGAATTTGTACCAATATCTATCGCTGCAAACATTTACAATACCCCCAAAATATGTTAATAGTTAAATTAATAAAACCTCCATCATATAAGGAGGTTTCTTTTTAGAAATAAAATATATTAGTGCTTAATACAACCTTGAACCACGCCCTCCCCTTTTTCCCTCGGTTTGGCGTTTAATATCGGCTTGCCTTTCATCACTATCCTTAATAAACTTAGCAAGTTTGTCCTCAAATGAAATCTGAGGCTCCCTGGTATTCCTTTTAGCCTTTTTTGATTCATAACTAGGGTTAGCTTGTTTAATGGATAAGCCTATTTTGCCCTCCTGATCAACATTAATGACCTTAACCTTAACTTTATCATTTTCTTTTAAATAATCATTAACATTTTTAACATATGCATCAGCTACCTCAGAAATATGAACCAGACCTGTAGTACCTCCAGGCAATTCTACAAAGGCCCCAAAATTTGTAATGCCCTTCACAACACCCTCTAATATGCTGCCTTTTGTGACAGTCATGCTGATAAAATTCCTCCTAACTTTATACATTGTAGTAATTATACAAAACGTTACAGGAAAGGTCAATACATAGGCACCTTAAATGATGAATTAATGCTTAATCTACTTAATGCTGAATCTCACCTTCCACAGGCTTCTTCAATGGCATAACATATCCGGGCTTAGCAGGCATAATGACTCTTTCACCCTCCTTAACCAGGCCAAGTCTTTCTCTTGCAACCTTTTCAATAAAAATGGGATCCTGGGCTAGTTCAACTTCTTGAACCAATTGAGCATGATACATTTTTGCCTCTTCTAATTGGTTTAAATAAACTTTAATTTCTTTATCAAGCTTATAGCTTAACCATGCAAACCTTCCAAAAGCTGTCAAAACAAATACTAGTAAAGCAACTATTGATATATAAAAAACAGGTTTTAATTTATTACTTCTCTTTTGTCCCTTGTTAGCTAGCTCCATATTAATTCTTCTTTTACTATCCAGACAGCGGGGATGAATTATAACATTAGAATTATCATTCATTAGATTTCAGAATCCTCCTGTGTGAAAAGGTTTAGTGCATCACCAGGTAATACTATTACTACTTGATACCCTTTTTGCTTTGCTCTATGAAGAAGTGTTGCCACAGTGCTTGCAGTTAAACCCAGCTGTTTTGCAACTTCTTCATTAGAACGACCCATTTCTTTTAGAGTTACAACCTGTCTTTCCCTAAAGCTAAGTTTTTCTGCTCCCCTAATCTCTATCTGCATCCATGCAACCCTTCACTTTTCCAAAGTTTTTCCACAGCTTTTTCCACAGCCTGTTAATAAATATCCACATATTTAGTACATTTATTGTACACTATTAGTACTTTTTCTATTCTGCGTAGCATAAGAAACTCCTGCAACGCCTTAAACAAAATTTTATTTTTTTGCAAATATAGGTCCATGGTCCTATTGCTATAAAAAGCATAAAACTGACCACCAGGGCAGTCAGTTTTTAATATTAATGGTATACTGATAAGAAAACTATAATATTTGTGCCAAAAAGGATTGGGTACGCTCATTTGCTGGATTACTAAATATCTTTTCCGGCGTTCCCTCTTCAACTATCCTTCCTTCATCCATATAAATTACTCTATCGGCTGCCTCTCTAGCAAACCACATTTCATGGGTTACTACAACCATTGTCATTCCTTCCCCAGCCAATTCCTTCATAACCACTACTACCTCTCCTACCAATTCAGGATCAAGGGCAGATGTAGGTTCATCAAATAATAATACCTTTGGCTGCATAGCCAGTGCCCGGGCTATGGCAACCCTTTGCTTCTGTCCTCCTGAAATCATACTAGGATAGGTGTTGGCCTTTTCTTCCAGTCCTACCTTCTTTAAAAGTTCATATCCTAACTCCCGAGCCTCATCCCTTGGCATTTTCTTAACCTGGGTTGGTCCCTCAATAACATTTTGTAAAACAGTCATATGAGGAAAAAGGTTAAAATGCTGAAAAACCATACCAACCTCCTGCCTGATTAAATGCAAGTCCTTACTTTTAGGATTTATTTCCCTGCCTTGAATAATTATTTGGCCCTTTTGAGCTTTTTCTAAAAAGTTTATACATCTTAAAAGTGTGCTTTTACCTGAGCCACTTGCTCCAATAATCACCACACACTCTTTTTCCGCTACTTTCATGTCCACATCCTTTAATACATGGAGCTTTCCAAACCATTTGTTAAGCTTCTTTATTTCAATCATCAAGCACACCTCCTTATCCCCTGTAGTCACTAACCTGCATGCGGCGCTCTATTTTTGATACTATTATTGTTAAAACTGAAGTCATGATTAAATAGTAAATTGTAGCAATAATCAGCATTTCCATCATCAGATACTGGGAAGAACCTATTTGCCTGCTTCGTAAAAGCAATTCTCTTACAGCTATAGTACTGGCCAGAGATGAATCTTTTAAGGCAATAATAAACTGGTTTCCTAGTGGTGGTATGGATCTTTTCAAAGCCTGGGGCAAAATAACCCGTTTCATTGCCTGCCAGGGAGTCATTCCTAAAGACAGGGCAGCCTCTCTTTGACCTCGATCAATGGATTGGATAGCACCTCGAAAAATTTCAGCTATATATGCCCCGTTGTGAATACCCAATGCTATTACTGCAGATGTAAAACCTGGAATGTTTATTATTGCAGCAAGGCCAAAATAAATTATCCAAAGCTGCAGCAGCAAGGGAGTACCTCGTATGATCCAAATATAAATATTAGCAGGTACATTTAGTATTTTTAGCTGAGAAATTTTCATCAAAGCTGCAATTAATCCAAAAATAAGGCCTACAAGTATTCCAAGGGTTGTTAGCTGCAGGGTAATCCAGGCAGCTTCATAAAAAGTTGGAAAATATCTTGGTATAGCAGAAAAATCATAAGGCAAGTCAAACATTTCTCCATCCCCCCTTTTTTTAACAAAAAAGCACGGCACTCCATGGAGCCGTGCTCTCATTAGGTGTTTTATTTTACAGTAATGTCCTCTCCCTCATGCCACCTTTTACTAATTTCTGTTAAAGTTCCGTCGGCATGCATTTCTTCTAATATTTCATTGAGCTTTTCCAATAATTCTATATCATTTTTGTTTACTGCTATGGCCATTTCCTCAGTACGGAGAAGCTCCCCTACCATAATAAGCCCATCTCCACCTCTAATTTCTCTCATTGCACCCATACCTACCAGGCGGTCTGTGATCACACCATCTACACGCCCATTTATTAATTCACTCAAGGTCAAGTTGTCATCATCGTATAGTGCAGCTGTTGCCCCTAATGCTTCAACATCATCTTCAAAGGTTGTTCCCGTGGCAATAGCAATGGTTTTTCCTTCCATTTCACTGGGATCCGTAATTCCCGAATCCTTTCTAACTATAAGCTGGGCTCCTGAATAGTAATAAGGAATAGTAAAATTCACTCTTTCTAGACGATCTTCAGTAATAGCCATGCTTCCCAATATTCCATCATAACGCCCGGCCCTAAGACCTTCAATAAGACCAGCCCATTCACCAGTTACGTAGTTTAGTTCCACTCCTAGTCTTTCAGCTATTGCAGACCCTGTATCTACATCAAATCCAACCAGTTCATCATTTTCACTGAAGAAATTAAATGGCGGATAGCCACCACTGCCTACCACGGTTATTTTCCCAGCGGCTAGAACCCTATCCAAGCTTCCATCACCTTCTACCACGTCTCCAGCATGGGATGTATCTTTATCATCTAGTTCAGCACCATTTTCCGCAGCATCTTGCGCACAGCCTATAAGAGCTAATGATAGTACCAGCAGTAAAGCTATGATTAAAAATAAACCTTTTTTACCCAACATAAAATATTACACTCCTTTATTTAAACTTTTAAATGTTTTACCTAAGTTTTAGCATGAGATTACAAGAACCCAAACCCACCCCCTATTGTTTTATATATAAGTAAATTTATGCTTACATTATAGAAAGCACAAAAAAACCTAGACCATCTAACTCCTCTTCCGTCATTACTCAGAAAGAGAGTTAGAGTGTCTAGGTTTCGCCTCCCGACTCACCTAAAGCCATACGTTACTGCTGTATAGCCTTTCATTAGCCCACTTTAACCTGAACTAATGCAGACCCCAGTTCCCTAGTGTTTAAGATTTTTCCAGCTCAAGTTTCACCTTTTCCTATTGTTGTAACCCTTACTCATGCCCGCTAATAAACGTGCACAAGCTCGAATTATATAAGTTACTGCTTGAGAGTACTTCACCCTTGCAAACACCTATTAAATTGCACAAACATTATACATGAATTTCTTGAAATAGTCAAATTAATATTATTGCCATTTTTTATCTTATTATGCATAATTTATTTCAATTAATAATGCAATTATTTATAATACATTATAATAAGTACTTCATAAAAGCAGTGGCAACAGTAAAATAAATGGTAAGACCAAGTATATCATTGATTGTAGTAATAAATGGGCCTGAGGCAACTGCCGGGTCTATTTTCAATCTAGCCATAATAAGAGGTATTATAGTGCCTGCCAGGGTTGCCACAATTAAAGTAATCCATAATGCAAGTCCAATTATAAATCCCAAAATAATGTTTCTCTGCCATAGTGCTGCAATTAAACTAATTAATATTCCATTTGTCGTACCGATAATTAACCCTACACCTGCTTCTCTTTTTATAAGCTTTAGAGTATTGCTGCCTGCAAACTGACCAGTGGCCAGGCCCCTAACAACAACTGCCAGGGATTGGGTACCAGTGTTTCCAGCCATCCCTGCTATAACCGGGATAAAAAAGGCGAGAACCACAACTTTATCCAGGGTATCTTCAAATTGGGCAATAATGTTTCCGGAGAAAATCCCTATACAAAGGAGGAGGGCAAGCCAGGGAATTCTTCTTTTTGCGGCATCAATGGCTTTTACATTTATGTCCAGTACTCCTGGATCACCACCGCCAATACCCCCAAGCTTTGCAATGTCCTCTGAGGCTTCTTCTGCCAATACATCCATGGCATCATCAACAGTAATAATGCCTACTAATTTCTGCTGCTTATCAACAACAGGAACTGCAAGGAAGTCATACTTATCAATAAGTTTTGCTACCTCTTCCTGGTCCATGTCAATGGGCACCGAAACAACCCGTTCATACATAATATCATGAATTTTGGTCTCCGGACTGGCTATTATTAGATCTCTAAGAGAAAGTACTCCTCTTAACCTCCCTTCACTGTCTATAACATATAAATAATAGACAGTTTCTGCATCTGGAGC
Coding sequences within:
- a CDS encoding amino acid ABC transporter permease, with the translated sequence MFDLPYDFSAIPRYFPTFYEAAWITLQLTTLGILVGLIFGLIAALMKISQLKILNVPANIYIWIIRGTPLLLQLWIIYFGLAAIINIPGFTSAVIALGIHNGAYIAEIFRGAIQSIDRGQREAALSLGMTPWQAMKRVILPQALKRSIPPLGNQFIIALKDSSLASTIAVRELLLRSRQIGSSQYLMMEMLIIATIYYLIMTSVLTIIVSKIERRMQVSDYRG
- a CDS encoding FtsB family cell division protein, with translation MNDNSNVIIHPRCLDSKRRINMELANKGQKRSNKLKPVFYISIVALLVFVLTAFGRFAWLSYKLDKEIKVYLNQLEEAKMYHAQLVQEVELAQDPIFIEKVARERLGLVKEGERVIMPAKPGYVMPLKKPVEGEIQH
- a CDS encoding transporter substrate-binding domain-containing protein, which codes for MLGKKGLFLIIALLLVLSLALIGCAQDAAENGAELDDKDTSHAGDVVEGDGSLDRVLAAGKITVVGSGGYPPFNFFSENDELVGFDVDTGSAIAERLGVELNYVTGEWAGLIEGLRAGRYDGILGSMAITEDRLERVNFTIPYYYSGAQLIVRKDSGITDPSEMEGKTIAIATGTTFEDDVEALGATAALYDDDNLTLSELINGRVDGVITDRLVGMGAMREIRGGDGLIMVGELLRTEEMAIAVNKNDIELLEKLNEILEEMHADGTLTEISKRWHEGEDITVK
- a CDS encoding amino acid ABC transporter ATP-binding protein, which produces MIEIKKLNKWFGKLHVLKDVDMKVAEKECVVIIGASGSGKSTLLRCINFLEKAQKGQIIIQGREINPKSKDLHLIRQEVGMVFQHFNLFPHMTVLQNVIEGPTQVKKMPRDEARELGYELLKKVGLEEKANTYPSMISGGQKQRVAIARALAMQPKVLLFDEPTSALDPELVGEVVVVMKELAGEGMTMVVVTHEMWFAREAADRVIYMDEGRIVEEGTPEKIFSNPANERTQSFLAQIL
- a CDS encoding Ppx/GppA phosphatase family protein; the encoded protein is MFAAIDIGTNSVRLLIAERNNDKIIPIHRDLRSTRLGEGLESTGRISKEAIARTLDALVAFMETIQGFNVKQVKAVATSAMREASNAGELLELAWQEARLEIDIISGEEEAELSYSGACSELDMLEDGIVVDIGGGSTEIVFKQDNEIIFTSSPVGAVRCTENSTTPTQIYAELEEHLDKIKNLRHHKLIAVGGTATNLAAITKKLTNYDPDLVHGSEISIEELGKTIFYIGSKSLAQRLAIPGLQPERADIIIAGLLILWVIMTYLNINKVIVSEADILYGIILKYA
- the mgtE gene encoding magnesium transporter codes for the protein MALFNGTFDAIVLNLSKGNKEKLREIFDEIHPYDQAQILMELSAEHRRLLADFLTDEEMAEIIQELSIEQQKLIIDELGIERYSKIIVEMPSDDAADLLGDLDEDRLNQVLDLMGDKEEADLRELMEYPENTAGGLMTTEYIVLPEDFTADEAIKKLRQLAPDAETVYYLYVIDSEGRLRGVLSLRDLIIASPETKIHDIMYERVVSVPIDMDQEEVAKLIDKYDFLAVPVVDKQQKLVGIITVDDAMDVLAEEASEDIAKLGGIGGGDPGVLDINVKAIDAAKRRIPWLALLLCIGIFSGNIIAQFEDTLDKVVVLAFFIPVIAGMAGNTGTQSLAVVVRGLATGQFAGSNTLKLIKREAGVGLIIGTTNGILISLIAALWQRNIILGFIIGLALWITLIVATLAGTIIPLIMARLKIDPAVASGPFITTINDILGLTIYFTVATAFMKYLL
- a CDS encoding RNA polymerase sigma factor — protein: MQIEIRGAEKLSFRERQVVTLKEMGRSNEEVAKQLGLTASTVATLLHRAKQKGYQVVIVLPGDALNLFTQEDSEI
- a CDS encoding S1 RNA-binding domain-containing protein, encoding MTVTKGSILEGVVKGITNFGAFVELPGGTTGLVHISEVADAYVKNVNDYLKENDKVKVKVINVDQEGKIGLSIKQANPSYESKKAKRNTREPQISFEDKLAKFIKDSDERQADIKRQTEGKRGGRGSRLY